One Diceros bicornis minor isolate mBicDic1 chromosome 26, mDicBic1.mat.cur, whole genome shotgun sequence DNA segment encodes these proteins:
- the RMI2 gene encoding recQ-mediated genome instability protein 2 — protein MAAAAAAADSFAGGGPAAVKLPRSPPLKVLAEQLRRDAAGGPGAWRLSRAAAGRGPLELDAVWMQGTVVAAGGGEARLRDPSGAFSVRGLERVPRGRPCLAPGKYVMVMGVVLACSPEPCLQAVKMTDLSDNPIHERMWELEVADLHRNIP, from the exons atggcggcggcggcggccgcagcGGACTCGTTTGCCGGCGGCggcccggcggccgtgaagctgccGCGCTCGCCGCCGCTCAAAGTGCTGGCGGAGCAGCTGCGGCGCGACGCGGCGGGCGGCCCGGGCGCGTGGCGCCTGTCGCGGGCGGCGGCGGGCCGCGGGCCGCTGGAGCTGGACGCCGTGTGGATGCAGGGCACGGTGgtggcggcgggcggcggcgagGCGCGGCTGCGGGACCCGAGCGGGGCCTTCTCGGTGCGCGGCCTGGAGCGGGTGCCGCGCGGGCGGCCCTGCCTCGCCCCAG GAAAGTATGTGATGGTGATGGGAGTGGTCCTGGCCTGCAGCCCTGAGCCGTGCCTTCAGGCTGTGAAGATGACAGATCTGTCCGATAATCCCATCCATGAAAGGATGTGGGAACTTGAAGTGGCAGATCTACACAGGAATATTCCTTAG